The Microplitis mediator isolate UGA2020A chromosome 10, iyMicMedi2.1, whole genome shotgun sequence genomic sequence AGCTGGTAGCTGATTCCAAGCAACAAATGAGAATTCGTCAGATGGCCTGTGCAATTTTGCAACTATCGCATGCTGTAGAGcatagatatttaaaaaaaccactTGGTCATGATGATAAGGACAAAAAACACTCAACCGACGAAGCTAAAGAAAGATGGGAGCATTCGCTTATGATGTCCACGAGCTGGtctcaattatttattcatctaaATACTTTGGAGAGCAGCATTGCGTGGAGCAGAAGTGCCCTTAATGCACGATGTCGCATCTGTAGAAAGTGTCGCGATGCAGAACATATGTTACTCTGTGATGGATGTAACAAAGGCCACCATTTGTATTGCCTTAAACCCAAACTTACGTCCGTACCAGAGGGTGATTGGTTCTGTACAACGTGTAAGCCGCCAGAAACAAaatcaaaaccaaaaaataaaaaaagaagaaggTTTGAGGATGAAGAGGAAGAAGAGGGTCTGACCAAAGATACACGTCATTCTCGCTCACGGCGAATTTTGTCCAGTGATGATGAGGCTGATGATGAGACTGCTAATGCTGATGATACATTAGTAGAAGAAaagtaagtaattattattactattattttattgtaataaatatcacGTCACTAATTCCACAaggacatatatttatacgccTTTTGGTTTTAGTCACTAAATTTTAACCCAAAGGgcgcgtaattttttttttcaatttttagctACAAAATAAATCTACAAAATGATTGGTGATGAGAAAAATTAtgcgcccttttggctttagagagtttcctaaagccaaaagcgcggataaaaatataagtcctTCGGAGTCAGTACCgcgatatataaatttattgttaaatattttcagacCTAAATTCCGAGAACTTTGTGCGATTTGTGGTAATTCTGGAAGTGTGATAGCATGTGACACATGTATAAAACTCTATCACATTGATTGCCTTGACCCACCTCTCTCGAGAGCACCTCGTGGAAGATGGTCTTGCTATGAGTGCAGAAATATACGAAAAAATGCATCGAGACGCGGTAAgtgattacaattttaattaaacttttttcttaaattgattttataacaTGGCACAGAAGTAGTtagagacaaaaaattaaaacgtagatgaataaaagaaaaaaatcaaagggTTTAGCACTGAGTATGTTATTAGCGCGAGGTCGCGAGAGGGAGAGAGACAGAGAGCGGTCTTGTGCGGCAGCTGCACGTTTCCGCATCCACAGTTTTGCCAAGAGCCTTCTCCGTACAGAAACTTACAACTGGGATGGTCTGTATTAAAAACCCGAGTAGCATCCAGCTTTGCATATTATAATCTTCATTTAATACCCGTATTTCCTTGATGCAGCCATCATAATCAtgtttttataactttaaaaactaCTGTCATTTAATCGTTCGGTTAGACACATTGATTGATAACATTTACACGCTAGATagttataattaacaaaattttctaaattttttatccgtATTAATATCTCACTCACGCTGCTTTActttaaatcatatatttgtgatTGATTGAAACAATCAttgtacaataaattataattgaatttattttgtttattcatcAAGTAGATAGCAGTGCATCAGAGGAAACAGATGTGCGACCACGTCAAACGAGGCGTGCAACCAAACGAGCTGCTGCTGATCAAGATAAAACGTTGCACGAACTTCTAAAAGAAGTAATGCATCACAAAGAATCATGGCCGTTTTTATCACCTGTCACTGCTAATGAAGTGCCTGATTAtcatgaatttataaaacatcCAATGGACTTTGGAAcagttaagaaaaaattagacTCTGgtctttatgaaaataattcacatCTATTTTTTGCTGACTGTCTTCTTATATTTGACAATTGTCAAACTTACAATCAACAAAATAGTACTGTTTACAAGTGAGTATTCATGTTATAACTTCCAGAATCTAGGTTCGGATGCCAGAGATTCATGGAATGTAATTAACTTTTtgttctattatttaaatattaacaaacgGCTATTGTTGTGTGTTTttaatctataaaaatattactaacTTGTTTCTTTTGTTTTAACGTTCTCtccgattttttgaaaattaagcccattctcagacagtgcacccacttttaaaaaattttttttgactttcaattgtcataagcgtatcacaatttgattgattaattaaaaaaaaaaaaaaattaaaaccttaattgaaaaaaggacagtGTGATAGTAATTTTGCCGaggtagatttaaaaaaaattacttacaatttatgtcaattgggagttaagcgaaatttggaaaataaatttcagtaaaatcttcatgtcaattttataactctaatttcaaaatttcttaggctaaaatttattttacaaattttgtttatctcataattgataacaactgtaaataattttttaaaaattctatgtctCAGCGAAATTATCActtcgttgtctttttttcaattaaagttccaattttttttttaaattaattaataaaatttgaatacggtCATGAcattgaaagtcattgcatatttttaaaaactgaggggacactgtctgagaatgtccTTAAATACGCATGAAATTTCCTTTTagggtatttttaaattacacatCTTTGCATGTAACTGTATCAgtaattgattgattgatgaCATGAAAGCACAAATTATTTAAGGCTTGAatttacacatatatataaataatatatttgtcGGAGAACAAAATGCTGAAACGAACGGCATATAAAAATCTTTGGCCTCCGAACGCGCTAAATTATATGCATGAAGTCAACAGTTATATATTCCTGACAATAGTTATGTTTACAGAGCTGGTATGAGGCTGGCCAAATTTTTCGAGAAGAGGAGCAAGGAAATGGGCTTTAATTACGATGAGGAGACTGCTAAATTGCCTGCGGCCAAGCGAATAAAACTGGAAAATGGTGATGCTGATCACAGTACGGAGAATGGCTTGCAAGAGACTAAAGTTAATGGCGATAGTTAAGATAAAGACTGCacgttatttatttgttttggtacagatttaaaatttaaaataaattgtaatatttttaaatttaaacgatataacaaaaaaaatattattatgataataataacaataatagaaTGTACCTTATTTTTGTCGTAAGATAAATCGGTGTGTTCATAATTACGCGAAAGAATCTCGTGGTTacttttcttttcaactcGTGACtgacaaaactttttttttctaggtcagtataatgttttttttttaatttccaacTAGATAATTATTACCGAAAATCATAATCAAATACTCACCAtgagacaattaaattttgaaaattatatacgCAGTATTATCGATCACACGTAAAAagcataattttattttatttaaattttgatttcagtaaaaaaaaaaaattatgtatggaaaatatgaatgtgaatgcagcagacatgagacaatttataaattttaaatgaaaaaattaattaattaattaaaaaaacgaaatttaaaaaagtacacgtaccaatttttcattgatctaaatacgcattttgttatttttattctacttacatttaatttatttattcaaacatttaaaaaatccccacttgtcagttacattcacactcattgggaaagacaaaaaaattaatattattctttaattaaataattattcattttcaatGAACTAAGAACACGTTTTTTACTCGATCaactatttattacttttaattaattttagtaaataatatactttaatattaatgataattgttGAATTTAGTTAAAGAAGAGATTTGTGTGACAGATAGTTTAGATGAATTTTAGTTTCGTTCAGTATGGTGACAATTATTAGCAGTTGATTACTTTTGTACAACAGCAGTAACAATTATCTTTgtcgttaaattattaaattattaattaatactcgtttataattaattggtGTAAAAGGTGGTCTCATCATTAGTACTTATAGGATTTTCTTTCGTTCCAGCAATTAAGTAAATACAAGATTGTTTGGTTCCCATGGGGCTTGTTTGAATTTAGGCTGGACCTAGggtacaaaataataaataaaaatagattgATCATAGAGGATTGTGCGGCACAACAGAACCAATTCTTTGTAACAATCGCTgttttatacaattaatttGGTAATAAATTCCTCGAAAGCGAACTATTTTTATCAGGTTATTTACATACtagatataatattaataattactacaGTCTAAAtctattattgattattaataaattaatttaacaattgaCCAATacgtttatttttcaatttattatacctccaataattacaataggtttttaaatttaattattcggAAAGTCTACGAATTAATCAATAGCTTTTTCTTACAttattttcaatgagctaCTTCTTGATGGTTTTAttaacaagaaaatttaatgatctTCGCCCGAGTACATCTTTCTTCTAATCTCACGCCACTTGGCAACGTTCTCAGGTGCATAagctgtaaaataaaaaaattaattatcggaataaattaatgaatgacgaaaaattaatgatcCCAAAGTTTGCAGACaactaacaattttttgattttttttttaacaaatcaattacaaaaaaaaactacaaataCGGTAAGAGACCCAATACCCTATCAGAGAACTaatacccgatcactcatgtatgtctatatctgtatatactaaatatagatatacaaatacatggagaGATCgggtacacggaaaaaacaataCAATAGTGGCAACTCTCTgagatagtactgagtactctCTGAGagagtactgagtactttctgtaaaaaacaaatttaagaaAGTACTGTATGCTATTTAGACTGTACCCACTACTATCCGGGAGtagtactaggtcttttactttatactcatttagaaaattaaaaaacctaGGGTAACAGTGCCAAATATTGACCGAGTGCCATTTAATAACCGGGTACCTAAATACCCTTGAAAATGGAAAAACGTAAAATgatttcatgaaaaatatgtaagtatcaatttataatttttcataaattacatTCAccaatttttccatttttagaGTATTTAGGTACCCGGTCATTAAATGGAACTCTGTCAATAATTGGTACTGTTAccctataggtgcaatttttttaaatatctttttttttataatttatcgattctaaaaaaatccaaaaattattagacgtcggctaactccAGTATCGTAAAAAATGAATGTTGAATAATGTAGACATACAAAGACGTTGAATTTTCCAATAAACTGGAATAGTTAATAGAATTCCAGCCAACCAGAACTTAGTTAACCAGGCATGTTTGTAATGATACTTGTAAGGAAAGAATCTTAATTTAGCTGTCCAAGTATACGGGTACTTCATGTACCGTTCCTTTGCAACAGTTTCATCAGCCATTAtcactgaaaaaattacaataatcaattattactctagataaaaattttgaagagtGTGAATGTGACTGACAAgtggcaattttttaaatttttccatcaatGAATACAATGTAAGCagaatcaaatttaaaaatgcgtatttagatcaatgaaaaattagtacgcgcattttttaaaatttcatttatttaaaatttataaattgtctgatgtctgctacattcacccATAATATggattacataaaaaaaaaaaaaaagttataattgtTGGTTAACTATTTGGGATCGATCAATAATTCGACTCTCaaataaatgattgaaaataagaaaaaggttTACTGACTAATTGATTAAATGATTAGCAATTTATTAGCTGACAAAGtttctgataaaaataaatttagatcATTACCTTGATGTAATTTCTCAGCTGTAGGTTAATTTTGAGTTACATAAAAGAGACGGACGAAAACGAGTTTGACTTTTTAGACTACGAACAATTTAATCTATATCGATATTACATATTTCGATATTAGAATTAGAGATATCGAATTTGGAGATAAACGATCTCTGGTGACGAATATTGAGAactagagaatttaaaacgCAACTGAACGGGCGACAGGGCGCCGCCAACGGTCATTTTAAAAGTGACCGGTTTTGTTGTTTCCTGCAACGTCCATACATACGTGATTGTTTTTAGTGTTAAAAGTAATCgctttgtgttatttttatatattttattaattattttaaagagtATAAGTTTGTGGCAGTGGGACCACAATGTCCCTGAGAAAAATCCGGAGAGGTttgttgttaaataattatttattaaatatttaattatctataaattttttggtgtACTGATAAAAGCGCGTGCACCTGGTGTACCATTT encodes the following:
- the LOC130676522 gene encoding uncharacterized protein LOC130676522 — protein: MADETVAKERYMKYPYTWTAKLRFFPYKYHYKHAWLTKFWLAGILLTIPVYWKIQRLSYAPENVAKWREIRRKMYSGEDH